GGAGAGGGAAGTGGGGCAAAGTCTATGCAGGGCTACTTAGGTTTTCACGGTAAATCGGGGTACAGGAGGCTCGAACCCAACCTTATCACGGCTCCCAACCGCGACGGAGGCACCTAACAACGGGTGGAGCGAGGGGTGTGGGGTTTGCCTGGCTTCTTCGTCTCGCGGCAAGCGCTCCAGCACGTTCATCCCCTGGAGGCGAAGCGCGGAGCTGGTTTACCAAGGGGAAGGCACCTTACACTCCATCCCTTAAGCCATATCCGGAGGCCATACCTTCAGGTACTTTGCCGCCACCCGCCAAAGCCCCACATCAAAGGTGGCCATGAGGACAGGCACCCCCAAGGTCTCCTGCCAGAGAAGGGCCGCGACAAGATGGGTGGCGTCATAGCCCCGCAGACCTTCCCGCCAGGCCAGGTCCCGCGCCATCTCCAGGAGGAGATCGGTCACCCGCAGGCGGTGCAGGCGGGGCCAGTCCTCCAGGAACGCACCCAAGGCGCTTTGGCCCTCCTCCCGCGCCAGGGCTCCCGTGCGCACCGCTTTGGCCAGGGCGGCGGCCATCTCCACCTGGGCCACCGCCGCGGTGCCCACGGTCTCAGCCCCACGAAGGAGGGTCCGCACCTCGTCGCTGCCCGCCTCGGCCACGTAGCGCTTGACCAGGGCGCTGGTGTCCAGGTAGACCACGGGGGCCACTACCGCTCCTCCACCAGGAGATCCGCCACGCTGGCCCGGCTATAGGCCACAGGCTCCCGGTCGGGAAGCCGCCCCTCCCCCAGGTCCAGAAGGCCCAAGGTGGCCAGAGCCTGGAGGCGGGCCTCGAGGCCTGAGCCTTCGGGCACCAGGCGGGCCACGGGCCTCCCCCGGTCCGTCAGGAGCAGGCTCTCCCCTTGGCGCACCTTGCGCAGGTAAAAGCCCAGACGGTTCTTGAGGAGGCGGAGGGGCACCCGTTCCATGTAGCTATCTTATCACAGCAAGTAGCTGCATCTGAGGGCCTTTGGGAACTCCAATGCTCTTCCAGGTTTCTCTATTCCTGCAGATGAGCCTCCCAAACTCCAAGAGGTGGACCAAAAACAAGAAGCCGTAAAATGACAGCATGCGCAGGAAAAGCCCCTTGCCTTTGCCCCGGCTTGCCCTTGCGGCCCTCTCGGCTCTGGTCCTCCTCCTCTCCGCCTGCCAGAACCTCCTTCAGGTGACCAGGCCCCCCGTGGAGGCCCTGGCGGGGACGGGGGAGCTCCTCGAGGCCCGCCCCGGCGAGACCCGCCAGGTGAAGGTCCGCCTGGCCCAGGGGGCGGAGAGTGCTGAGGTCTACCTGCGCCTGGCCGACCCCTGCGCCAAGGACACGAGCTACTGCCCCGGCTGGGACGCCACCCGCTACCCCGGGGTGGAGCACACCCGGGAGCGGTTCACCCTCACCGCTAACAACCCTGAGGCCACCTTCACCCTCAGCGTGGCCCAGGACGCCCTGCCCCAGGGGCCCTTCAAGTGGGAGCTGGTGGCGGTGGACCAGGGGGGCAGGGAGTGGACCTTCCCCGTGTACCTGCGCATCCCCTACGGGGACCGGGGGGCGGTGGAGACCCTGCGGGAGTGGCGCGCCCGGGCCGGCCTCCCCGGCGTGGAGGAGGACCCCGAGTGGGCCTGGCGGGCCTGGCTCCACAGCCGGTACATGGCGATGAACCATCCTAACGAACTGTCCCACGACGAGGACCTCTCCCAGCCCTTCGCCAGCGAGGAGGGTCGGAGTGCAGGACGGGTGGGCAACGAAACGCATAGCTTCCGGCGCCTGAACGGCCAGCCCTCTTGGTCTCCGGATCAGAACCCGGTCAACGCATGGATGACCGGCCCCTTCCACCGCTTCAACCTCACCTACCCCTGGCCCCTGCGGGTGGGCTCGGGGGCCTACCGGGATGTGGGACCGGTGCCGGGGCTCGGGGACGGTTGGGGGCGTTCCTGGTTCAACTTCCCCAACCTCTCCCCTTGGACCTCGGACCGCCCGGTGCGGGAAGTCCTCTTCCCGGCCCCGGGGATGCCGGTTCCCCTGGCCACCTTTGGCGGTCGGGAGAACCCCAACCCCACCTACCCCTGCTCCCACCCCGAGGCTCCCCGCCAGCGCCCCTTCCTCACCCAGGAAGGGCTCACCTGGGACGACGGCCAGGGGGTGGTGCGGAACCCCATCGGCTTCCCCGTCACCCTCATGACCTTCGCCCAGCAGGACACCCGGGTCCTGGAGGCCAGGGTGGTGAGGGTGTCCGACCAGGCGGTGAACCCGGTCTGCGCCTACGGGAGCCTGCAGTACTGGGAGGACCGCTCCTCCTGGCGGGATGTGGGCCTCCGGATCCTCCAAAGGTTGGGAGCGGTCATCATCTTCCCCCACAAGCCCCTCACCCCCGGAGCGGAGTACGAGGTCTACCTGAAGGCGGAGATCGGCTCCCAGGTGTGGGAAAGGAGCTGGCGCTTCCAGGTGGAGTAGGAAAGGAACCTCTGGCTCCTGCAGCTCCGGTAGGAAAGGGAAGAGGGGGGCGGGGCCCGGAACCCCGCCCCTCTTGGCTTTGCCCTTCAGAGCTTCTTTTCCGCCGCCCGCTTCACCCCGGCCACGCACCGGGCCGCCTGGAGGGGTGGCAGGTCCAGGCAGAGGGCCTCCGCCCGCTTCCTGTCCTTGACCGCCGAGAGCAGGGCGCTTCCCAGGGCCCCGGTGCACACCGTCCCGTCGGGGTTGGCCCCCTCGCAGAGGCGCCAGGCGGCCTGGAGGTTTTCCTTGGGCCGCCGCTCCACCATCTCCATGGCCGCCCCCACCTGGCAGTTAAAGAGCAGGGGGCCCCGTACCTTGCCGCACTCCTCCTTGACCCTGGCCTCGCCTCCCCGGGCGTAGGCTCCCCGGCCCACGTAGCGGGCGCAGGCTTCGGGGTCGGGCAGGCGCTCGCACAGCCGCACGGAGGAGGGGAAGACCACCA
Above is a window of Thermus tengchongensis DNA encoding:
- a CDS encoding type II toxin-antitoxin system VapC family toxin; its protein translation is MAPVVYLDTSALVKRYVAEAGSDEVRTLLRGAETVGTAAVAQVEMAAALAKAVRTGALAREEGQSALGAFLEDWPRLHRLRVTDLLLEMARDLAWREGLRGYDATHLVAALLWQETLGVPVLMATFDVGLWRVAAKYLKVWPPDMA
- a CDS encoding type II toxin-antitoxin system Phd/YefM family antitoxin; the encoded protein is MERVPLRLLKNRLGFYLRKVRQGESLLLTDRGRPVARLVPEGSGLEARLQALATLGLLDLGEGRLPDREPVAYSRASVADLLVEER
- a CDS encoding CAP domain-containing protein, with protein sequence MRRKSPLPLPRLALAALSALVLLLSACQNLLQVTRPPVEALAGTGELLEARPGETRQVKVRLAQGAESAEVYLRLADPCAKDTSYCPGWDATRYPGVEHTRERFTLTANNPEATFTLSVAQDALPQGPFKWELVAVDQGGREWTFPVYLRIPYGDRGAVETLREWRARAGLPGVEEDPEWAWRAWLHSRYMAMNHPNELSHDEDLSQPFASEEGRSAGRVGNETHSFRRLNGQPSWSPDQNPVNAWMTGPFHRFNLTYPWPLRVGSGAYRDVGPVPGLGDGWGRSWFNFPNLSPWTSDRPVREVLFPAPGMPVPLATFGGRENPNPTYPCSHPEAPRQRPFLTQEGLTWDDGQGVVRNPIGFPVTLMTFAQQDTRVLEARVVRVSDQAVNPVCAYGSLQYWEDRSSWRDVGLRILQRLGAVIIFPHKPLTPGAEYEVYLKAEIGSQVWERSWRFQVE